The sequence CCACTCCGTGACATGCTCACCAACACCACCAGTGCCACCAGTCACCAGAACAGTGCCGCTCGGTCGCCAGCGCCGTTCGGACGTGCCGACAGCCGGCCAACGGACCATCCGCCGGGCCAACACTCCGACCGTACGGACGGCAACCTGATCCTCACCCCCATCCGCAAGCACGTCGACGAACCGCTCAACATGAGCATCAGTCCAGTCCACAGGCAGATCAACCAAGCCACCCCACCAGTCGGGATAGTCAAGGGAAAGCACCGTACCCAAACCCCACAACGCACCCTGCGCGAGATCGATGACCGGCTCGAACCGATCAATCGCCACACCACCAGAGGTGACGCACCAGACTCGCCCCATACGGCCGGTGACAGCGAGCGCCTGAATCAGCCTCACCGTGTCGACAACACCAGCGGAGAGCCCGACACCAGTGTCGTCCCGACTGTCATCGAGGGCGAGCAGGGACACCACCCCCGCCGGAATGTCCCCAACCGGCAGATCAACACCAACAACCATGACCACCTCGGCACCACGCGCGGCCAGCCCCTCGATGACCGCCCGTACCCGCGCGTCGCCGGCCAACGTCACCGGGACCACGACCCACCAGGCACCGGACAGCTCCCCGCCAACGGGCAAATCCGTCGAGCGCCACACCACCCGATACCGCCAGCCGTCCACCGTGGCGGACGCGTTCTGCCGGGACCGCCAGGACGTCAGGCCGGGCAGCACCTCGCTGACGGTCTCGGCGTCGACGCCGAGACCATCGGCGAGGGCATCAACATCGGCGCGTTCGACGGCGTCCCAGAATCCGGCATCGGTTCCGGCGGCGGTCGGGGCGGCGACGGTCGGCTCGATCCAGTAGCGCTGGTGTTGGAAGGCGTAGGTGGGCAGCTCCGCCCGGCGGGTGCCCGGCAGGGCGGTGGTCCAGTCCACGTCGACGCCGCGCACGTGCAGCTCGGCCAGCGAGGTGAGCAACCGGTCCAGGCCGCCGTCGTCGCGTCGCAGGGTGCCGGTGACCACCACCGGGCGGTCCGTCGACTCCAGCGTCTCCTGCATCCCCATGCCGAGCACGGGATGCGGGCTGACCTCCACGTACGCGGTCCAGCCCTGTTCGGCGAGCGAACGGATCGCCGGGTCGAACCGGACAGTGTTCCGCAGGTTCTCGTACCAGTAGCGGGCGTCGAGGGTGGCCGTGTCGATCCAGTCGCCGGTAACGGTGGAGAGCATCCGGATCGTCCCGGTACGCGGGTTGATCGCGGCCAGGTCCTCCAGCAGCCGGTGTTCCAGCGCCTCCACCTGCGCCGAGTGGGAGGCGTAGTCGACGGCCACCTGCTTGACCCGCACCCCCTCCTCGGTGAGCGCGGCGACGAGGTCACGCAGCGCCTGCGGGGTGCCGGAGACCACGACCGAACCGGTGCCGTTGACCACGGCGAGGGAGATGTCACCCGCCCACCGGGCGATCCGTTCCTGCACCTGGTCAGCGGGCAGCCCAACGGAGACCATGCCGCCGTGACCCACCAGCTTCTCACCGATGGCACGGCTACGCAGGGTGACCACCCGCGCCCCGTCAGCGAGGGAGAGCGCCCCGGCCACGCAGGCGGCGGCGATCTCACCCTGCGAGTGACCGACCACGGCGTCCGGCTCGACGCCGTACGCGCGCCAGGTGGCGGCGAGGGAGACCAGCATCGCCCAGAGGGCGGGCTGGACGACGTCCACCCACTCCAGAGAGGTCGCCCCGGGTCCGCCGCGCACCACGTCGAGCAGGTCCCAGTCGACGTAGGCGCGCAGCTCGGCGGCGCAGCGCCGCATCCGCTCGGCGAAGACGGGCGAGGAGTCCAGCAGGGCGGCGGCCATGCCAACCCACTGGGCGCCCTGACCGGGGAAGACGAAGACGACCCGCCCGGCGGCGTCGGCGGTGCCGGTGACCGCGATCGGGGACGGCTGACCGGCGGCGACCGAGGCGAGTGCGGCGCGCAGTTGCGGCAGGTCCCCGCCGAGCGCAACAGCCCGGTGGTCGAGTCGGGCCCGGCCGGCCAGCGTACGGCCCACCGAGGCGAGGTCGGCCTGCTCGTGGTCCAGGTGGGACAGCAGTCGTTCGGCCTGGGCGCGCAGCGCCCGGTCGGTGTGCCCCGAGAGCACCCACGGCAGTTCCGTCGGGATGGCCGGCTGCTCGTCCTCCTCGGCCGGGGGCACCTCCTCCAACACGACGTGGGTGTTGGTGCCGCTGATACCGAAGGAGGAGACCGCGCAGCGGCGAGCCCGGGAGGTCTGCGGCCAGTCGACCGGCTCGGTGAGTAGTCGCACTGTCCCCGGAGACCAGTCGATCTCACCGCTGGGATGGTCGACGTGCAGGGTCTGGGGCAGCACGCCGTGTCGCATCGCCTGCACCATCTTGATCACCCCGCCGACTCCGGCGGCGGCCTGTGAGTGGCCGATGTTGGACTTGAGCGAGCCGACCCAGAGCGGACGGTCGACGGGGCGGTCCTTGCCGTAGGTGGCGAAGAGCGCCTGCGCCTCGATCGGGTCGCCGAGCCGGGTGCCCGTGCCGTGCGCCTCGACTGCGTCGATGTCCTGCGCAGCGAGCCGGGCGTTGGCCAGCGCGGCCCGGATGACCCGACGCTGGGAGGGGCCGTTGGGAGCGGTGAGGCCGTTGGACGCACCGTCCTGGTTGGTCGCGGAGCCCCGGATGACGGCGAGGACGGGGTGGCCGTTGCGGCGGGCGTCGGAGAGCCGTTCCAACACCACCACACCGGCGCCCTCGGCCCAGCCGGTGCCGTCGGCGGCGGCGGCGAACGACTTGCATCGGCCGTCGAAGGACAGCGCCCGCTGCCGGGAGAACTCGACGAAAGCGTCGGGGGTGCCGATCACGGTGACGCCACCGGCGACGGCGAGCGAGGACTCCCCGGACCGCAGCGACTGGCAGGCCGAATGCAGGGCGACCAGTGAGGACGAGCAGCCGGTGTCGACGCTGACCGCCGGGCCTTCCAGGCCGAGGGTGTAGGACAGCCGGCCGGAGACGATGCTGCCGGCGCCCCAGCTGTTCGGGTAGTCGTGGTAGACGACGCCGGCGAATACGGCGGTGGGGCTGCCCCTGAGCGCCAGTGGGTCGATACCGGCCCGCTCCAACGCCTCCCAGGACGTCTCCAGGAACAGCCGCTGCTGCGGGTCCATCTCGGCGGCCTCGCGGGGCGAGATACCGAAGAACGTCGGGTCGAAGTCGGCGGCGTCGTGGAGGAATCCGCCGTGCCGGGTGTAACTGGTGCCCGGGTGCTCCGGGTCCGGGTCGTAGAGCCGTTCGAGATCCCAGCCCCGGTCGGTGGGCATGCCGGAGATGGCGTCGGTGCCGGCCGCAACGAGGTCCCACAGCGCCTCGGGTGAGTCGACCCCGCCCGGATAGCGGCAGCCCATACCGACGATGGCGATGGGCTCGGCGGCGCGCTCCTCCATGTCGCGGAGCCGCTCGCTGGTCTCGTGC comes from Salinispora tropica CNB-440 and encodes:
- a CDS encoding type I polyketide synthase; its protein translation is MPAPSTNGFLMSNEQKLRDYLRRVTADLHETSERLRDMEERAAEPIAIVGMGCRYPGGVDSPEALWDLVAAGTDAISGMPTDRGWDLERLYDPDPEHPGTSYTRHGGFLHDAADFDPTFFGISPREAAEMDPQQRLFLETSWEALERAGIDPLALRGSPTAVFAGVVYHDYPNSWGAGSIVSGRLSYTLGLEGPAVSVDTGCSSSLVALHSACQSLRSGESSLAVAGGVTVIGTPDAFVEFSRQRALSFDGRCKSFAAAADGTGWAEGAGVVVLERLSDARRNGHPVLAVIRGSATNQDGASNGLTAPNGPSQRRVIRAALANARLAAQDIDAVEAHGTGTRLGDPIEAQALFATYGKDRPVDRPLWVGSLKSNIGHSQAAAGVGGVIKMVQAMRHGVLPQTLHVDHPSGEIDWSPGTVRLLTEPVDWPQTSRARRCAVSSFGISGTNTHVVLEEVPPAEEDEQPAIPTELPWVLSGHTDRALRAQAERLLSHLDHEQADLASVGRTLAGRARLDHRAVALGGDLPQLRAALASVAAGQPSPIAVTGTADAAGRVVFVFPGQGAQWVGMAAALLDSSPVFAERMRRCAAELRAYVDWDLLDVVRGGPGATSLEWVDVVQPALWAMLVSLAATWRAYGVEPDAVVGHSQGEIAAACVAGALSLADGARVVTLRSRAIGEKLVGHGGMVSVGLPADQVQERIARWAGDISLAVVNGTGSVVVSGTPQALRDLVAALTEEGVRVKQVAVDYASHSAQVEALEHRLLEDLAAINPRTGTIRMLSTVTGDWIDTATLDARYWYENLRNTVRFDPAIRSLAEQGWTAYVEVSPHPVLGMGMQETLESTDRPVVVTGTLRRDDGGLDRLLTSLAELHVRGVDVDWTTALPGTRRAELPTYAFQHQRYWIEPTVAAPTAAGTDAGFWDAVERADVDALADGLGVDAETVSEVLPGLTSWRSRQNASATVDGWRYRVVWRSTDLPVGGELSGAWWVVVPVTLAGDARVRAVIEGLAARGAEVVMVVGVDLPVGDIPAGVVSLLALDDSRDDTGVGLSAGVVDTVRLIQALAVTGRMGRVWCVTSGGVAIDRFEPVIDLAQGALWGLGTVLSLDYPDWWGGLVDLPVDWTDAHVERFVDVLADGGEDQVAVRTVGVLARRMVRWPAVGTSERRWRPSGTVLVTGGTGGVGEHVTEWLLAGGADRVVLASRRGLDAPGAADLVARHRGVDVVVCDVADRDAVAALLADLGDDLTAVFHAAGVLRPEVPLGETGLDDFADVCRAKVLGAVHLDALLADRPLEAFVLFSSGAAVWGSAGQAGYATANAYLDALAHRRRTRGVVATSVAWGSWGGGMAGGEVGAHLDRLGVGVMDPRLAVDALGQALDHDESHLVVADIDWARFAPIYTLARPRPLLTALPDAAPEATESTDTPSSSALADRLAALPEAEQRALLLDTVRTNVAAVLGYGDADSVEPRRAFKDLGMDSVTAVELRNRLSAATGLRLSATLVFDHPTPLALADQLRAELGYTGDTAGGLLAELDRLEATVAGLPPEEIERNRVTARLQSLLAKLNETLSTTAGATLVDRLETASADDVFNLIDKELGMT